TATCTCACACACACTTGTCCTCTTTGCTCTCCTCCATCTGCCCAGACACAGAGAGGCCTCTAACTGCACAGCAGATGGTTTACTTGCAGCCCACAGCAACAGTCTTTCAAAAGGTGTTAGTCTTGAGTCTCCTAAtcagagagaaatgaaacaaTTAACCCCTTAATCCACAGTAGAGACAGACAGAAACCTGAAGGAGGATTGCTATTCACAGAAAATATCAAGTAAGACTAAGAGCGATGGCTGAAGACCTGCCAGGTTTTGCAATCCAACCATCTGTAGCCTTTCAGGGCACACCACTAGTTTAGGGAAGAAGCCAAACCAACGGTTTGCTCCTCTCAGTCACGATCCCTACACAGGAAGAGTTTTAATTGCTTAATTGACGCAGGTACTATCGTTTCTTAAACCAAGCACAGCCTGAGGCAGCTTCCCTGCATCCAGTACCTGGCTGGCATCAGCCTGCTGACAGACCTTACTGTCTGTAGCAGCGCTACATGTGAATGAATCGAAGTCCACTGTTATGTCTTGCACGTTTCTTTCATTGGCATTGTCAAAGCTATTTTTACCGTGCAGCTGTTTAAGGTGTTTCCTCAGAACGGGCTTATGAGCAAAGACCATGTCACAGTAGTTACACTTGTGGGGCTTGTCCCCACTGTGCAGGTTGAGGTGGTCCTGTAAGGAACATTTCTGAGAGAACGTTTTCCCACAGATCTTACATTGGAATGGTTTGATGCCTGCGTGCACTCTCATGTGCCGGTGGAGATTGCCCTTCTGAGTGAATGTCTTGCCACAGAGCAGACACATAAATAGTTTATGCATCTTTAAGTGGTTAGCATAGTTTTCCAGATGCCGAAATACTCTTGTGCACTTTGGGCACTGATGGTGCCACTGGAGGCCTTTGTCTATCCCTCGGTTGTTAGGCCCAAACATATCTTTAGAGGCCAGAATGATGTTATCGCTGCCGGCATATGAAAGGGCATAGTTGTGGAGGTGGTTTTGCTCTATTTCACTTGCTCTGTTCTCAACAGTGGAGTTGATAAGAAAGTGTTGAGGCTCTGAGGAATGCAGTGTAGTTTGTTCAGAAGAAATAAACTGATTCTGATCCTTCTTATTCCTAACTTCTGTTACCTCCCCGATGGACTCCACCTTGATGATCTGAATATCACTATCCTCCATGTCCATGCTGTCTTCTGAAGGCTGAATACAAGGCGAGTCTTGCTGCAGAGAGTCATCATCTCCCTGATGTTCCTTCAGCTCTGAAGAGTCGCTTTGCTGTTCGCACTCTTTGCTCTCCAGCGGTTGCTTGGGTTTGATGAACTTCCACAGGGCCTGAGTGCACCGTTCCACGATGTGGCTCATCTGCAGAAAGCTCGCAGCAGTCAGGTAGTTCACCAGTTCCATTTCAGGGAACTCCAGAGTGCCACTGTAGCAGGAGAGAAGCAGCTGTCTCCCCACTTCTGAACTCTGCAGGATGGAGATTTTTACATCTCTGGAGTCGTTCAGCAAGAACTGATCTCTTAAAAAAGGAGAGCCAGCAGCAAACACAATTTTATGCCCGTGAACTTCAACATTATCTATATGGACCACGACATCACAAAACTTGTTTTCTTCCCTCAGTTTGTTCATCTTCTGTAACATTGAATCTCCATAGTTGTCAAACTTGAAATGAAGAATATCTGATCTTTCTGACATTTTTGCACAcctaaggaaaagcagcagagacaaaaccAAGCAATGAGTACTTTTGGTTTTCTAAAAAGTAAGTTAGAAAGATTTCAAGTAATAATATATAATGTGGGAGTTTATCAGCCGTTATATTTCTTATCCTAGGAATACACTGAAGTCCATTACAAGTAAGACAAATTCAAGTTTACATCTCACATTACAATTACTTTAacctttttttaatgtaatgaaGCCTGAATATTAAGTAGAGGTGCTATGACAAAAATTCTCCTGAAGCAATAGCCTAAAGAGGTAGGGTGTAAAGGGAAACTGTGTTTTAAGCAAGCTTTGGGTTTTGCAGCACTGGGTTTATCACATTAGATTGTCTTTCAAGTTCTTCTGAAGgagttggtttgttttgtgttgttttggcTTTTCCTGAGATTACAGAAAAAAGTCTTCACAATGGCCTCTGCTAGGCTCCCTGTTTTGAatacctgggaaaaaaagtaagCCTTGTGCCTAGTCTTGCCCTTTGGAAGATCACTTCTCTAGGAAGTTTGTTCTTGTTTTGATAGGACTTGGAATGAAGAACAGTGGATCTTCCATAAACCAAGTACCGTTACTTTGTCTTTCAACAGCTGCTTTAAGAATTTATAAGACTACACTGATTCTGGATGAAACATTGCTCATACAATCCTGCCAAAGCACTAGGATTGCAGGAAGTGAAGAAATAACAGGAGACTAAATGATGCAAGATTTGGTTAGataaaattacaaaacaaagaaaaacttaCACCTCCCAATTATTACAAACACCACATAAAGCTCGAAAGGAAGCTTTGAAGTTTATAGATAAAAGCAGATACTGCTCTCTTGGGGCATGAAGTGTCAGCTGGGTGTACACATAGGAATGGCATTGTGCCCACACAAGACAACTattcaaagaatatttttggaAGCATCTGTCAATAATCAGGGCTTTTTTCAGTTTGCAGCTTACACAGCATTTGGACACACGACCTCCTCATTAATCACACCCATCAAGCATATCTTCCAGTGTATGGCATGCAAAAATTAGGGAAGGATTTCAGAAGACTTCAAAAACCAGGGACAGTTTGGAAGCAAGGGGGTGGCATCGTTCTGCAGTACAACTGGTTCTAATGAATCTGCAGAACCCAGCTTCTCAGCCACATTCAGCACTGCCTGACTGACCCTGTTTATAGGGCTGAAAGTTTAATTGTAAGAGGCAACAGCCCTTGGCAAATATAAACGATAGTAACAGATCATCCTGATATATCTTCAGTGAACTTTAGGCATTATCAAACTggttatttttgtgttttctctggACAAGGATGAGGGAAGTCCAGTTGTGAGTCTGTTTTTTCCACCCTGGAAATTTATACAATATGAATGCAGTTAAAGCACCCATGCTAAAGTTACATTGTGCTGTTAACCACAGCTATTCCAGCCACTCCAGCCTGTCTCTGGCAGACCACAAGAGCCACTTCGTGAGAAACTGTGTATCGAAAAGTTGCGATTTGCCTTGGCAGGCATTCAGTTTCTACTACTACTGATGTCCAAGAGAAAAGAGCATTAAATGAGCCCCAAACACGCTATCCCGGGAGCGGGGCAGACCAAGGCAAGCTCCCGTCGGACGTGCAGGGCTCCCCGCTGGAAGCACGTGCTTCCTTGGCCTTTACCGACCGCGGATCGCCCCGGCCCCTCACATCTATTTCCCGGGAAAAGAACGttccagcagagctcagccgGGAGCCCGCGCAGCATCCCACAACAATGTAAACGCAATGCCCTTTGCGAGAGCGGGGGAAGCCGCTGTCCGCGCcaggcccggccccgcgggagggagggagggaaggagcaggtaCCTGTAGCGTCGGGCCGCGTCCCCGCGCTGGCACCCGCGGCCGCTCCTGCCTCCGGCTACGGACCTAGAGAGGGGAGGAGACCCGCCGTGAGCCGCCGCCccagcgccgggccgggcccggccgcccgccgcgccccccgggcggccccgcgccccgccgcgcccccggccgggccgggccgccctCCGAGCGCGGCCcgcgggggcagcgggggcCGCGGGCCGCTCCGCGCCGCGCTCCGGggccgccgcccgcgccccgccggcgCGCCGGGACCTACAGGCGCCACCGCAGCCCAGCACCGCGACTCGGAACCGCATTGTCCGCCCGCCGGAAGAGCCGCGCCCGGAAGGACCGGCGGGGCCGCCCCTCCGCCCGGTCACgtggggcggcggcggcccaggcccggcaccgggagcggcggcggcggcggcggcggcggccggggtAGGTGCGGTTCGCGCTGCCGCGGGGGCGCGTCCGCCCCGTCCCCGCTGCGCTccggcggcgctgccccgccgccgctccctcCCGGTGTGCGGGAGCTGGGGACCGTCCTGCGTTCCGCTACCGCCGGGTCCCTCCCTCGTCCCCGGGGCCGTGTCTCCCACCCGCTGCGGTGCCTCCCGTCCCATCTGCCCGCAAGGGCCGCGGCCTcggcggcagcggggctgtgACACCGCCCCAGGTCTCGCAGGGCCGGGCCGAGTCCTGGGACAGGCGAGGGGCGCCAGGCCGGGCCCGTCCTCCCCAGCTGCggctgcaggggacagggacgACCCGCCTCGAGCCGcgcccgtgtccgtgtccgtgtccccggGACCCCGCCGAGCGCGTCCCGGAGCCACCGGCTTTCTCCCCGCGTCCCATCCCGGGCGGCGCGGGACTGACGCGGGGGGACCGGCCGGCCACCCCCTTTCCCTCTCCGTGTCGCGGGGAGTCGGTTGTTGCCTGTCGCTTCCAGGTGGCTCCTAAAGTGTGGCATTTCTTTGCGTGCAGGCATCTTTATTTGGTTCATGTACCGTAACTTCGATGGTTTTTGCGGGTTTTATTCTTCTTGCTGTCAAGGAAGTGTTTCTTTCAGTTAAAATGTCCCCAGTAGATAATTTTTAAGGATTGGTTGTGTCAATTAGGAGTGAAAATTAAGTACAAACAGATTGTGCAAAGTTGGTTTAAAAACACTTATCACCaaaaaattaagtgaaaatCGAACTGCTGGAAGTAAAGTTGgtgatttatttctgtgtagatTTGCCTGATCATTttgggggagaggaggagaagtAGAAAAAGTATTCAGGAGACGtttggagagaaggaaaaactcATGTGAGAGgtttgcagaggaaaaagatTGTGTTTATTTCTTGAATACAAGCTGGAGAACAGGTAGGGAATACAGGTATGGCTTGATCTGTGTTCCAGATTTTGTTTTACTTACAGTTTCTGTTAAAGCCCAACTCGACAGGATTTCTGAGACTTTTGGATACCTAGAAAACATGTTATTACAGAAGCTGCCCACTGCTGTTTGACTTGCAGAACTACTGTATTCTTTTTAAAGGCCTCTACTTAAAAGGTCAAGGACCTGAGCAAACTTATTTTTGTGTACACAGTAAACAAATTAACCAATGGAGCTTGGCAGAGGGGTTTCCTTCCAATTTCCAGCCCTAAGTGCAGACAGTGTTTATAGTAGCACACACCAGATGTAACTTTTTTCTTGGTTCTTCCAcagcatatttttaaagtgcTCTGGTTGTCTGGTGAGCGTAGCTCCCTGTTAGTGTTTGAATCCTaatgagagcagctccagcaatACGTAGAGCATCATCCCTGGAGTTTgtttagctgctggctgcaCTGGCTTCCAGCCTCCAGCCCATGCTGTGTCCTGGCTGCACAGCTCTGAGatggggctggtgctggggcATCGTCAGCTGCGGCACGTGCACGAACCAACTGTTCACAGTTAATTCATTCCAGCAGcattcctgtgctgggctggctaAGGCAGTGTCAGCATTTCTTTTATGAACTGCAGTTTCCCAGGACGGGCTGCTTGTTTCTGGGATGGGGAATTTACTGATTACAAGAGCCTAAAATTGGGGTTTTGTTCTCTGGCAGATAGTTCAAATTCGGATTGAAAGCAAAATTATGTTGGCAATAGCTATCAACCTGTTAAAAATTGTTAACAGAGATTGCATTAGCTTAACTCTTGTGTTTTCTCTGATGCCTGGTTTTGCATACAGTGTGTCATGATTCACCCTTCTTCCCGAGATCTGTGAGGAGAGTGGTGGAATAAGAGACACCATTATCTCCAAATAACagtatcttttttctttctggctcTTGAAATTAGTGGGAACATCTGTGGCTGTCAGTGTGTtgtaaaatgaaaggaaaaggtaGACTTGTAGttactattttttattaattactcTTTAGTCATCctaaatctgtattttcacaTGCAGTATTCCTCTGGCTTTCCTGCTTCATTTTGAGTGCCAAGGACTTCTTGTTGCATTTGAGAGTATGTGTTGTACAGGGAAGGTGGGTAAAGATCAGACATGATTTAGCAGACTAATCATGCGATAcgtgagaagaaaaaagattgCTACTGATTGCTTATATactgtttgttttgggggttttttttctccacagagctgtgatAAAACACAGGCATTGACTTGGAGCgttttccaggctttttttcAGGACTTgcaatgtattttaaaacaacaaGTGTGCACTAAATGAATTGTACAGGTAGAAAAACCCACAGCTGTCCAAGGCTGTAGGAGCTCAGAGTCTTACAGAATGCTGGGTTCTTTGTCATAACACAGCTCTGCAAAGTGCACTGTAAAGCCTCTGAGCTCTGCCCCAAATTCCACTGTTCACCCACACTAAGATGCTAATGATGAACACTTGGAAAGCAGAACTTTGTATATTTAAATTGAACCATACAGGATTTGATGTTAAGCTGTGCATAGAGCCAGAggaatagaaatagaaaatacatGGTATTTCAGTCACCTCAGTGTCTTTTCTGCATGTCACCTTCTTGTTTTCCATGGTTTTTAACACTATCCTTAGTAGTTTCATGTTTTGGAGGATAGAAGATCTAAGTTTGTTTTGCATGCCATGCTTTCTGACTTTGCTTTTTAAGACAAATGAATTACTGTTCTTCAGTGATTTACTGAATATTGCTGTATTGTTCATTATCTGGTGCATTCTGCATCAGATATGTTGGAATGTTGTGGAATCACTTTAGGAGCTGTAGCTGAGGTACAAAAGctgagaaagggggaaaaaccctTTTCCTGTCTAGTTTGCATACCTGTTCTCATGCTTATTCTCTTTTCTGCCCTGGAAACCCAGAACTTATTTTTATGTTGTATTTCCCTGTAAATTCTGTGCTTAGGATGCTACATCTGCTGTTGATTCTAGATTGAAGAAGTTTATgcccaaaatatttatttttttccattaactttctgtctttttgtgTGGTCATGGATGTTCTAAGCACCAGAAAATGGGTATTCCTTGGAAATGGAGTGAGACCAGCCATAGTTAGGAGTGACATGCTTCACTTGTTGCACATGTCTCAAGGTGGCATTTAAGCCTCAGCCTCTTCCAGTAATGTAAAATTGAGGGTTTTCTGGTTCTCTTTTTTTCTATATACTGTTTGCTTTAAGCTCTTTTAAATTCATTCTGGCAGAACTTTGAAGGAAAGCTTTGCTCACAAGTTGCAGGTCAGGTGTCAAATGtttgggaaagggaaggaaagtaAAAGATAAATGTTTTATAAGTGTGTGTAACTAATCTGAACTTTTGTAGGTTTGTTTTCCAGTTAAGATTTTCATCATAGTGAGTGGGGTCCCTGCTGTTCCTCTGCACATTCTCTTGAGTAGAGAGTAAGGTGTAACAGCAATGAAAGGGAATTTCACAGAGAACCAGAATTTTAAGTAAAATTGAAAGCAGTGACCCAAGAGCCAGCTGTGTTGACTTTCTCATCTTGCAACTTTCTCCAATAGTTTGTTGTGTGAGGAGAGGCCAGAACACTCATTTAATTACACAGATGAGCAAGGAAAGAGGTTGGTAGAAGTTTGCCTCCCTATACGTGTTTTACCCAGACACTCTGTCTCCTGTGGAGGTGTAAAGACACCTTCAGGCAAACACTACCTTATTGTAGCATAGTTTTGTGTCAGGAGCGTAACTGTGCTGAATTCAAAAGCTCCTATTTTATTTATGCTTAAACAAACCAAGGCCTCTTTCCATGATGGGGATGAGACACTGGCTTTCTGAGGGACATCAAAACTTGAGCTCTGTGCTTGGCTGTGGGCTTTGGTCCTAAGCTGTGAGAGCAGAAAGCTTTGGGTCTGAGTCCAATTGCAGGTATTGCTAAAGAGCActctcactgctgctgtttgttcTTAGAGTTTGATTCCTAAGCCACACGAAATTGCTCTGCTGGTCTTTGATGTGTGCCCTTCTAGGCTGGCCCTTATTTTAATAGGCTTGGAGGCTTTCTGGTGGTGATTCTGCCACCGTGAGTTTTCAGATTCAGGTAAAACGATCCATGTGGTAACCTGTATGGAACAAAGTGATAGCCAGGAACGGAGGAAATTAAATCCATGCAAAGCAATGTGTGAGGATATAAAAATTTTGGTTAACTTCAggcaatattttaatatttcaaggCTATTTTGCACCTCCATTGTTTGAACATTAATCCAGTGAACCCCTGTGGCTGATTCCAGCACAGTTGGGTATCTGAGCTTTACTTGCTGCTACATCAAAAGCTTCTCTCAGTTACTCGCTCCACTGTGCGCTTTCCTGTGCTCTCCTGTCTTGTGTAATTTCATGAGACTTCTGCTCACTGTTAGACTGGCAAAGTTGGGCTGATTGGGATGTCCTGGTGTTGCAATTCTGTGTTGTGACACTGCTGTGGGGTTAGGCTgggccagctgtgccccaggatCCGCGTGGGGTTTGTTTACACCACGCTACGCCAGACACAGAGCGTGGAAAAGCATGGAAAGCTTCTTATTGAATTGAAGGTAATGCTGGGCAAAGGTGTTGGATTGAAACACTTGGGAAATAGGAGAAATTAACACTTCAAGACAGACAGGCTATACCAAAATAAAGTGCTAAAGTGATCCTTGCCTGGATGGTCTTTACAGCTGCTTGTGATCAAAGCCTGCTCCTCTACTCCTGCTGTCAGTGTGGAAGATGAGTTTGCTCTGTTTGAATGAAAATAGTAAAGTATTTAGTGTTTGATGCTTATTTTTAGTCTGTGTTTCAAGATCTTTGATTTAGGTATTTTCAGAGATCTGTGTCTTACAAAGATGGTGCAATACAGAACTTCTGTAGAAATGTCTTAATATACGAATTCTTAAAACAAAAGCATCTTTTACAATAAGAACTCTGCCCTGCCTTTGAGATGTGAATAATTCCAGATAGACACATACAGTGTGTAGAACTTCTCAAAATGCCTACGTATCCTAGCCAGTAATTCCCACTGAAAGTGGATCTTAAAATGGTTTTGAAAAGGATATCTGAGTACCACAcatgattttgaaaataaatcaaatagtCACAGGTGTGTTATCATTCATGAACAAACCACATCCATTCTTCCTCTTACACTCTGCTTCAGTTGTTTTCTGAAACATGTTCCAGGATCTTGAGGTAGTTAGATTGGTAATTGGTTGGAAGTTGTCCTCCTGGCAGACTTCATGTTGTATTGGTGGTTGTGGGGAGGACATTGATAGGAATAAAAGCAGGCTTTGCTATTTCTGGTGCATCGTTCCTGGTTCAGGCAGGAATGCTGTGAGCTGTGCCAGGTCTCCGTTGTTTGGCTGCACTGTTGGTAGCCAGGTTGGGATGGTGCTTCCAGGTTGGAAGGCAAAACTGGAGGCTAAAAAAGCATTTGAGTTTGGTTATGCTTGGGAGTTTGTAAAGACCCAAGCCATTGAGATAAGGGTATATTTGGGTTTCTGGGAAATTTAATCACCCATTTTTATCACAGCAGTCTGTTTTGAGCCATGAATTCTGGGAATCTGTGCTGTAGAGTTCAAGGTGTGCAGCTGAACTTCACCTTTTGT
The sequence above is drawn from the Taeniopygia guttata chromosome 17, bTaeGut7.mat, whole genome shotgun sequence genome and encodes:
- the ZBTB26 gene encoding zinc finger and BTB domain-containing protein 26, with the translated sequence MSERSDILHFKFDNYGDSMLQKMNKLREENKFCDVVVHIDNVEVHGHKIVFAAGSPFLRDQFLLNDSRDVKISILQSSEVGRQLLLSCYSGTLEFPEMELVNYLTAASFLQMSHIVERCTQALWKFIKPKQPLESKECEQQSDSSELKEHQGDDDSLQQDSPCIQPSEDSMDMEDSDIQIIKVESIGEVTEVRNKKDQNQFISSEQTTLHSSEPQHFLINSTVENRASEIEQNHLHNYALSYAGSDNIILASKDMFGPNNRGIDKGLQWHHQCPKCTRVFRHLENYANHLKMHKLFMCLLCGKTFTQKGNLHRHMRVHAGIKPFQCKICGKTFSQKCSLQDHLNLHSGDKPHKCNYCDMVFAHKPVLRKHLKQLHGKNSFDNANERNVQDITVDFDSFTCSAATDSKVCQQADASQVLDAGKLPQAVLGLRNDSTCVN